The genomic DNA CTCGGAGCCCGTCCGGGGCGCACGCTGATGTTCACCCGGACCCAGCTCGGCGCCGAGCGGGTCGCGCAGGAGCTGGTGGAGGTCGGGGTGCCGGCCGCGGCCCTGCACGGCAACAAGCAGCAGGGACTGCGCACGAACGTGCTGGCCGGTTTCCGCGAGGGTGCGTTCCCGGTGCTGGTCGCGACCGACGTCGCGGCGCGCGGGCTGCACATCGACGACGTGGGCATGGTCGTCCACGTCGACCCCTCCGACGACGTCAAGGAGTACGTGCACCGCTCCGGCCGCACCGCCCGGGCCGGCGCCGCCGGCGTGGTGGTCACCCTGGCCCTGCCGCATCAGACCTCGAAGACCCGTCGCGTCGTCGGTGAGGCCGACGTCGAAGCGGGCTGGGCCGAGGTGGCCAGTGCCGCGGATCCCGCGCTCGAGGAGCTCGGCGGCCGTACTCCGGCGGGCGAGCCGGCCGATGACCCGACGTTGGTGAAGTACAAGGGTGCCCCGCGCAAGCTCGATCTCTCCCGCCGCGGCGGAGCGGATGCCCGACGCGCCGAGGAACGGCGGGCCAACGAGGAGCGGAGGGCCTCCTGGGAGGAGGAGCCCGAACCCCGCCGGGGCAGGAGTGCGGGCCGCGGGGGCGCGGGCACGCGCCGCGGCGCGGGCAGCGCCGGGAAGGGCGGCGGCAGAGGTGGCGCCGGCAAGGGCAACTCCGGCCGAGGCGGCGCCGGCAAGAGAGGCTCCGGCAAGGGAGGCGCCGGCAAGAGAGGCTCCGGCAAGGGAGGCGGCGGCACGGGGAGCTCGGGCAAGGGCGGCGCGGGCGGCCGCAGCGACGGCCGTCGTCGAGGCGGCCCCCGGTGAGCATCAGCACCTTCGACATGTTCAAGATCGGGATCGGGCCCTCCAGCTCCCACACGGTCGGTCCCATGCGCGCCGCCGCGCAGTTCGCCCGGGAGCTCCTCGCCGACGAGCACCTCGGGCCCCGGGTCGCCGACGTCGCCGTGGACTTGTACGGTTCCCTCGCCGCGACCGGCGAAGGGCACGGCACCCTGGACGCCGTGGTGATGGGGCTCGAGGGCGCCGACCCCGAGACCGTGGACCCGGTGGCGGGTCGGGAGCGGGTGGCGCGGATCGAGGCCGAGGGCGGGCTGCTCCTGGACGGGGTGCTCGAGGTGGGACTGCGGCCGTCCTCGATCACGCTGCATCCGCTGACCGTCCTGCCCCAGCACTCCAACGGCATGACCTTCCTGGCACTGGACGCGCAGGGCCAGGAGGTCCAGCGTCGAACGATGTTCTCCGTCGGCGGCGGCTTCGTGGTCGACGAGGCCGACATGGACCGCTCGATCGCCGAGGTCGCGGCCGAAGGGGAGGGGCGAGCCATCTTCACCACGGGTGACGAGCTGCTGCGGGTGTGCGAGGACCGCGGCATCTCCCTCTCCGAGGCGATGCTGCTGCGCGAGGGCCAATGGCGCAGCGACGAGGAGATCCGGGCCGGCGTGCTCGCGATCTGGCACGCCATGCGCGAGAGCATCGAACGCGGCATCACCACCAGCGGCCTGCTCCCCGGCGGGCTGGAGGTCAAGCGACGGGCGTCGTCCTGGTACGACGCCCTGAGTGCCGAGGATCCCGTCCGCTTGCCGATGAACGCCTTCGAATGGGTCTCGCTCGCGGCGCTGGCCGTCAACGAGGAGAACGCCGCCGGCGGCCGGGTCGTCACCGCACCCACCAACGGCGCGGCGGGCATCATCCCCGCCGTGCTCCACTTCGCCACCACCTACATCGAGGGCGTCGACCCCGACGAGATCGCGGTGCGGTTCCTGCTCACGGCCGGGGCGATCGGCTCGCTGTACAAGGAGCACGCCTCGATCTCCGGCGCTGAGGTCGGGTGCCAGGGTGAGGTGGGCTCTGCCTGCTCGATGGCCGCGGCCGCGCTGTGCGAGGCGATGGGCGGCAAGCCCGCCCAGGTGGAGAACGCCGCCGAGATCGCGATGGAGCACAACCTCGGCCTCACCTGCGATCCCGTGGGGGGCCTGGTGCAGGTGCCGTGCATCGAGCGCAACGCCATGGCCGCGGTCAAGGCGATCACCGCGGCCCGCTTCGCGCTGCGCGGCACCGGCGAGCACTTCGTCTCCCTGGACACGGTCATCGAGACCATGCGCCAGACGGGCGCGGACATGAGCGCGCGCTACAAGGAGACCGCGATGGGCGGGCTCGCGGTCACCGCGGTCCCGGTCAGCGTCCCGGACTGCTGATGCGCACCTCGCGCGGCACGGACGCCGCGCCGAGCCGATCGCGTACCAGCGCCCGCAGCTCCTCGGGCCCCGGGGAGGCGTTCGAGGTCACTGCGTGGGCGAGCGTGACCTCGGCGATCGTGCGGGAGCCGACCCGTGGATCGTGCACCACCCGCAGCTGCACCGCGGTGATCCCGGGCTGGATGCGCAGCAGGTGGGCGACCGCCCCGGGGTCATGGAGCATCCCTCCCGAGGAGACGGCGCCGTCCGCCCGACCGGTCACCTCGATCCCTCCGTCGGGGCCGATCCGACCCCGATCGGTGATCAGGGTGCGCCCCCGGGTGAAGGAGGTCCGGGCGCGCAGCAGGCCGTCCCGCTCACGCAGCCGCACGCCGCGCAGCGGCCGCCCGTCGACGGCCAGGGGACCGGTCTCGGTGGTGCCGTAGACGTCGTGGACCCGGGCGTGGAAGTGCCGGGCGAGGTCCGCCTGCAGGGGCTCGGCGAGCAGGTCGGAGCCGGAGACGATGCGCGGGATCCGCAGCGGACGGTTGCCGGCGCCCTCCTGATCCGCGTGCAGGAGGTCCACCAGGTGCACCGGAACCCCGGTCAGCAGCGCCGGGGGCGCCCGGTGCAGCAGAGCGACGCGCTCCGGCGCCGGCAGGTGGGAGAGGTCGATCAACGGGGCACCCAGTGCGAGGGCGCCGAGCGCCACCAGCAGCCCGTGCCCGTGCACCCCCGGTGCGAGGCTGGCCACCCGCCGGCCCGGACGCAGGCCGATGCGCCGGGCGAGATCCAGGAGGGTGGTGAGCTGGGCGGGTGAGAGCGCGCCGCGCCGCAGGGTACGGGGGTCGCCCGTGGTGCCGCTCGAGCGCAGATCCAGGGTGCCGTCGCCGGCCAGCGCCGTGACCAGCACCTGTCGCAGCGAGGCGGTGGACGGCAGGGTGGCCAGGCCGCGCGCGTGACCAGGATGCGGGGCGCGGCCGGGGCGGTGCCCGAGCAGTCGGACCTGATCCAGCAGTTCCGCCGCGGTCAGCTCCCCGAAACGGTCGACGAGCACCACGCCCCGGGACCGCAGCGCGACGCGGGCTCGCAGGGCGGTGGAGGTCCGCAGCAGTCTCATCGCAGGGACCCGCTTCCGGATCCGGTCTCGCGCCGGGAGAGACGCTGCGCGACCCGGGACCCGGCACCGGCGGCGCGCGCGGTGAGGGCGGGAGCGGCCTGGGAGAGGACCGCACCGAGCCGGGACCAGGGTGGGGAGACCAGGGTGCGCCGGGAGTCCAGGGCTCGCAGCACCCGGGCGGCGGCCTGCGAGGGTTCGAGGGCGCCGCGCGGCGAGGAGCCGTAGGTCGGCGTGGCCATCGAGGTCGCGACCAGCGGCAACTCGACGATCGCCACCCCGACGCCCTGGGCCTCGGCCTGCGGACGGATCGCCCGCAACCAGGAGTCCAGGCCGGCCTTCGAGGCGCCGTAGGCAGCCCACCCCGGGGCCGGGATCCGGGTGGAGGCGCTGGTGACCGCGACGATCCGGCCTCGTCCGGCCGCGCACATCGGCGCCAGCAGGGCGAGGATCAGCGCGGCCGGACCCAGCAGGTTCGTCCCGGTCAGGCGCACGAGGTCGTGGGGGCGGCCGAAGGTCGCCTCGAGATCCCGGTGCACGCAGTGGCCGGCCAGATTGAGCACCGCCTCGGGGACGCCGTCCTCGGCGAGGATGCGCTCGGCCAGTTCGGCGACGGCCTGCTGGTCCCGCAGATCGCACGGGTGCGCGACCGCCCGGCCCCCGCGCTCGCGCACCATCGTGGCCACGGCCTCGAGCGCCTCGCCGTCCCGGGCGGTCAGCACCAGATGGGCGCCCCGCTCGGCCAGCGCCGTCGCGACGGCGCGGCCGACACCGCCTGTCGCCCCGGTGAGCACGATCATGGTCGGATCCACTTCTCGGTCACCAGGAGCCGCGGTGGTAGGCGCCCGGGTAGAGCGAGGCATCGCGGACGCCGAGCTCATGAGCGGCGCGCTGCGGCCAGCCGGGCTCGCGCAGCGCGGCACGGCCGAGGGCCACGAAGTCGGCGTCCCCGCGGTCCAGGACCCCTTGGGCGCCGAGCGGCTCGGTGATGAGTCCGACGGCGGCGACCGGCAGGGACACGGCCTCGCGCAGGGTCCGGGCGAAGCCCACCTGGTACTCGGTGCCGACGGCGATGTCCGCGATGACGGCGCCTCCGGTCGAGACGTGCAACGCGTCGACCCCGGCGGCCTCGAGCTCCCGGGCGAGGTCGACGGACTGCTCGATGTCCCAGCCGCCGTCGATCCAGTCCGTGGCGCTGATCCGCACGATGACGGGACGATCGGCAGGCCACTGCTCGCGGACGGCCGCGGCGATCTCGCGGGCGAGTCGTCGTCGGCCGGCGCCGTCGCCGCCGTACTCGTCCTGCCGGGTGTTGACCAACGGGGAGAGGAACTCGTGGACGAGGTAGCCGTGGGCGAAGTGGAGCTCGACCGCGTCGAAGCCGGCCTGCTCGGCACGCCGGGTGGCGTCCACGAACTCCTGGACCACGGCGGCGATGTCCTCGGTGCTCAGGGCGTCGGGTGCATCGAGCCCGGGGAAGGGGTCCGTGGTCGGGCCGACGGTCCGCCAGCCGGAGGCGAACTCGGGAATGGTGCCGCGCCGTGCCGAGTAGGCGGGCAGGGCGGGCCAGGTGGACGCCTTGCGGCCGGCGTGGGCGAGCTGCACCGCCGTGCTCGCCCCCTGCTGGTGGCAGAAGTCCACGATCCGCGACCAGGCCGTGGCCTGCTCGTCGTTCCACAGGCCGGTGTCGCGCGGGCTGATGCGCCCGGCGGGGCTGATGGCGGTCGCCTCGGTGATCACCAGTCCGAAGCCGCCCGTGGCGCGGGCGCCGAGATGGACCAGGTGCCACTCGGTGGGGACGCCGTCCTCCGCCTCGACCATGTACTGGCACATGGGGGCGAGCCACATGCGATTGCGGATCTCGAGGTCGCGCAGATGGGCCGGGGCGAGGAGCGTCGGCTGGGACGTGGCGGAGTCTCGGACCATGGGAACTCACAGTAGCGGCCCGACCTGCACGAGCGTGCGAGCGACCACGGAGAGGACCGAGACCGGATCGAAGGCCGTGGCGGCAGCATGTGCAGGGGCCCGGACGCGAGCACCGAGGATCACCGTGTGACGACGACGGCAAGAATGCTAGCATTCGAGCATGGTAGAAGCCCCCGGTGCTCGTGCACCCTCACCCAAGGTCCAGTTCAACGTGTACCTGCCCAAGGATCTCGTGGTCGCGGTCAAACACCGCGCGATCGATGGGTCCACCAGCCTCAGCGCCCTCGTCGAGACCGCGCTGGAGCAGTACCTCGCCCCTTCCGAATCCCACCGCGACGATGCCTGAGGAGTCCGTCATGACAGAGCACACCCATCACCCCGCCGCCGACCCGGTGGCCTTCACCGTCTTCCCCCTGCGCTTCACCGCCGATCCGGCCGCGCTGATCTCCTTCCTGCGCACCCTCGGCATGGCACCGCTGATCACCACCGAGAGGGGCGGCTTCGCCGACCTCGTGGCCGGCGGGGGCGGCCGGGTGATGGTGCACGCCGCCGGCGCGGCCTCCGCCACCGGCGCCCCCGCGGGGGAGACCCAGCTGAGCACCGCGGTGGCCGCAGCCGATGCGGCGGCCGAGCATCTGCGCGGCATGGACCTCGAGGTCGTCGTCTGGGACGAGAGCTACGGCCTCCAGGGGAACATCACCGGACCCCACGGCGAGGCCGTCGGGATCAACGAGGACCAGGAGGATCACTACGGTTACCTCGCCCACGACGGGACCGACGCCGACCAGCGCCTCTCCGTCACCGCCGTGCGGGCGAGCGCCGACGGTCCCCAGCGGGAGCGCGACGTCGAGTTCTTCGCTGCTCTCGGCTTCACCCCCGTCGACGACGGTGACCGCTGGTACCGCGCCCTCGCGAACCCCGGGCACGGCACCATCGGACTGCACGAACCGGCCGACGGCGAGGCGGCCCACCGGCCGGGCGGCGACCCGGGGCATCCGGGCTTGGAGGTCTCGCTGGTCCGCCTCGGCTTCGAGACCACCGAGGACCTCGAGGCGCTCGCCGAGCGGCTCGACGCCGCCGGGCACGCGGCCCGGGTGGTCCTCGCTGACGGGGTGCGCAGCGTGCACGTGATCGATCCCGACGGCCAGCACGTGGAGATCCACCCCCGCTCCTGGCGCTGAGAGCGGGCCGACGGGACGCTCCGGCCGTCGCCGCGAGAGGTCGGGTGTCCCGGGATCCTGGCCGGCGACGACCGGGTCCCCCGGGGTACCGGGCACGGCGCCCCGGGTGCGTGCGCGGCGGGTCGTGACGACCGGTGGACGATGCGCGTGACGTGGGTCTCCTGCGATACGGTGAAGGTGTCAGCCACGCCCCGGAGCGATCTGGGGCCCACGAAGCAGGAGAAGTGATGTCCGACGACGCCGCCACCGGGATCGAGAATCTCTCGCAGGAGACCCGCACGTTCTCCCCGTCCTCCGAGTTCGTCCAGAACGCGGTCGCTCGCCCCTCCCTGTACGAGGAGGCCGAGCGTGATCGTCTGGCCTTCTGGAGGGCGCGGGCGAGCCTGCTGAGCTGGAAGACCCCCTTCACCGAGACCCTCGACTGGTCGAACGCCCCCTTCGCCCGATGGTTCGCGGACGGGACCCTGAACGCCGCCTACAACTGCGTGGACCGCCACGTGGAGTCCGGGCACGGCAAGCAGGTCGCCCTGTTCGCGGAGTACGAGGACGGCTCCGACGCGACGTTCACCTATGCCGATGTCAAGGACGAGATCAGCCGGATGGCGAACGTCCTGACCGACCTCGGCGTCAAGACGGGCGACCGGGTCGCCATCTACATGCCGATGATCCCCGAGACCGTGTTCGCGATGCTGGCCTGCGCCCGCCTCGGGGCGCCCCACTCCGTGGTCTTCGGCGGCTTCAGCGCCGACGCCCTGCGTTCACGGATCGAGGACGCCGAGGCCCGCGTGGTCATCACCGCCGACGGGCAGAACCGTCGCGGCAAGCAGCTGCCGCTCAAGCCCGCGGTCGACGAGGCCCTCGCCTCCGGCGGCGACTCCGTGGAGAAGGTCCTCGTGGTCCGGCGCACCGGCGGCGACGTCGAGTGGACCGAGGGACGCGACGTCTGGTGGCACGAGGCCCGCGAGAGCGCCTCGGCCGAGCACGAGCCCGTGTGGGTGGAGGCCGAGCACCCGCTCTACATCCTCTACACCTCCGGCACCACGGGGAAGCCCAAGGGCATCGTCCACACCACCGGCGGGTACCTCACCCAGTCGGCGTACACGCACCGTGACGTGTTCGACCTCAAGCCCTCCAGCGACGTCTACTGGTGCACCGCGGACGTCGGCTGGGTCACCGGGCACACCTACGTCGTGTACGGCCCGATGGCCAACCGCACCACCCAGGTGATCTACGAGGGCACCCCGGACACCCCGCACCAGGGCCGCTGGTGGGAGATCATCGAGAAGTACGGGGTCACGCAGTTCTACTCCTCGCCCACCGCGATCCGCACCGCCATGAAGTGGGGCGAAGAGATCCCGGCGAAGTTCGACCTGTCCTCGCTGCGTCTGCTCGGCAGCGTCGGCGAGGCCATCAACCCCGAGGCCTGGATGTGGTACCGCCGGGTGATCGGCGCGGACCGCTGCCCGATCGTCGACACCTGGTGGCAGACCGAGACCGGGGCGATCATGATCTCGCCGCTGCCCGGCATCACCGCCGCCAAGCCCGGATCGGCCCAGGTGCCGCTGCCCGGCATCGGGGCCGACGTGGTGGGCGACTCCGGGAAGTCCGTGGAGAACGGGCAGGGCGGCTATCTGGTCCTCGACGAGCCGTGGCCGAGCATGCTGCGCGGCATCTGGGGCGACCCGGAGCGCTTCAAGGAGACCTACTGGTCCCGTTTCGAGGGTCTCTACTTCGCCGGGGACGGCGCCAAGCGCGACGAGGACGGTGACATCTGGCTGCTGGGCCGCGTGGACGACGTCATGAACGTCTCCGGGCACCGCCTGTCGACCATGGAGATCGAATCCGCTCTGGTCAGCCACGACTGGGTGGCCGAGGCCGCGGTCGTGGGCGCGGACGACGAGACCACCGGGCAGGCTCCGGTCGCCTTCGTCATCCTCCGCTCCGGTCACGAGGACTCGATCGCCGAGGCCGGGGGAGAGGACGCCGTGGCGGAGCTGCTGCGGGGGCATGTCGGCAAGGAGATCGGCCCGATCGCCAAGCCCAAGCGGGTGCTGCTGGTCACGGAGCTGCCCAAGACCCGCTCCGGCAAGATCATGCGCCGCCTGCTGCGGGACGTCGCCGAGAATCGTCAGGTGGGGGACACCCAGACCCTCGCCGACGCCTCGGTCATGGACCTCATCCAGCAGGGCCTGTCCGGCAGGCACTGAGCAGCTCGCCGAGGCGAGCACGAGGGACGGGGTCCCGGTCCACGGACCGGGGCCCCGTCCCTCGTGCGGAGCACCTGCTCAGCGCGTCACGAGCACGTCACCGAGCTCCGAGGTGACCGTCAGCGTGCCGGTCGTGGCCCCGGGGGCGCCGGTCACCCCGGGATCGATCCGCCGCTCGCCGAGCTCGGTGCGGGCCTCGATCTCCCAGCGTCCGGTGCCGGGCAGCGCGATCGCGCTCTCGCCGACCTCGGCGTCGACCCGCACGTCGGAGACCGCGTCCGGCGGCATCTGCAGGTCCACGTCGCCGACCGAGGCGGTCACCTCCACGGCCGCCGGTGCGGGATCTCGCAGCTCGATCTCCACGGTGCCGACGTCTGCCCGCACCGCCAGCGACTCCGTGGCGGTCACCGGCCCGAGATGCACGTCGCCCACGGCGGAGCGCGCGGCGAGCGAGGTGAACTCGCCGTCGGCCCGGATCTCCCCCACATCCGTGGTGACATCGAGGGCGAGCTGATGACCTTGCGGTACCAGCACCAGCACGTCGTGGTGCTCGTCGAGCCACGGCACCGGCCCGTATCCCTCGGACTGGCGGATGTCGAGCACCGGGGCGGCGGCGTCACCGTGCTGGGTGACGCGGGCACGGGCCGTCTCGCCCGGTTCGGGCAGCGCGGTCTCTCCCTCCTCGACCAGGGCGAGGGTGACCACCTCGACGTCGGTCGAGGGCAGGACGCGCACGTCGCCGACGCCGCTGCTGAGCGTGAGCGTCTCCGGGGTGCCGAGCTCCGTGGAGGCGGGGACGTCGTCGAAGCCGCGCCCCAGCCACCAGCCCGAGACCGACACGGCGCTCAGGGCGAGCAGCATCAGCACCAGCACGGCCGCGCCGAGGAGGGTGAGGACGGTGCGCCAGGTGCGGTCCCCGCGCGGGGAGGGGGAGAGCCGTCGGCCCGGTTCGGCCACGGTGCCCCGGCGCGAAGCGGTTTGTGTGGTGGTCATGATCGATCCTCGGATTCCAGAAAGCGCAGCACGGCCATCACGCGACGGTTCTCCCCGTCCACGGGGGGAAGGTCGAGCTTGGTCAGCAGCGAGGAGATGTGCTTCTCGACGCTGCCGGCGGAGACGAACAGGGTGTCGGCGATCGCCTGGTTGGAGCGACCCTGGGCCATCAGCGAGAGCACCTCCCGTTCGCGCGGGGTCAGTTCCTCGAGGGTGCGACGGCGCCGCGAGCGCGCGAAGATCTGCTGGACCACCTCCGGGTCCAGCCAGGTGCCGCCGTCCCCGACGTCGGCGACCACGCCGAGGAAATCGTCGACGTCGGCCACGCGGTCCTTGAGCACGTAGCCCAGGCCGTGCGACGAATCGGCGATCAGGTCCGAGGCGTAGCGCTCCTCGACGTACTGCGAGAGCACCAGGAGGGCGACGTCCGGATCCTGCTGACGGATCAGCATCGCCGCGCGCACCCCCTCGTCGGTGAAGGTCGGGGGCATCCGCACATCGATCACGGCGAGGTCGGGCTGGTGGTGGGAGACGGCGCTGAGCAGGGCGGTGGCGTCGCCCACGGCGGCGACCACCTCGTGCCCGGCATCGGTGAGCAGACGCTCCACCCCGGCGCGCAGCAGCACGGCGTCATCGGCGATCACGATCCTCATCGGAGGGCCTCCTGGAAGTCCGGGGCGGCAGCGTCGGCGGCCTGGGCGGGTGCGGGCGGGGTCGCCCCGGCGGTCAGGGGGATCACGGCGACCAGGACCGTGCCCCCGTCGGCAGGGCTGGCGACCTCGAGCCGCCCGCCGGTCGCGCGGACGCGGTCGGTGAGGCCGGCGAGGCCGGTGGAGAGCCCGTCGCGGCGGACGCGGGCCCCGCCCCGGCCGTCGTCCTCGACCCGGACCCGCAGCACCTCGGGGCTCTGGGTGACGATCACCGAGGCGGCGCTCGCGCCGGAGTGCTTGGCGATGTTGGTCAGCGCCTCGGAGACCACGAAGTAGGCGACGGCCTCCCGCTCCCGACCCAGTCGGGAGGGGTCGCGGCGGTCGAGGTCGACCTGCAGGTCGACGGGGATCGTGGAACGGGCGGCGAGGGCGGACA from Brachybacterium sacelli includes the following:
- a CDS encoding DEAD/DEAH box helicase, coding for MPKARRRSAHRSERFEDMALPDELLGVLAEQGLAHAFEIQSAILPDALAGRDVLARAETGSGKTLAFALAMTSRFRGRKVHRKRPLGVVLVPTRELAVQVVDTIHPFARAVGLTAQLVSGGMNIEKQADAVARGVGIIVATPGRLIDLAERGALQLDLVETTVVDEADHMADLGFLPDVRDILAATPMGTQKMLFSATLDGQVEEIVDAFLVDPVSHETTPVAAAVASMDHHVLAIEPSAKREVTAQLGARPGRTLMFTRTQLGAERVAQELVEVGVPAAALHGNKQQGLRTNVLAGFREGAFPVLVATDVAARGLHIDDVGMVVHVDPSDDVKEYVHRSGRTARAGAAGVVVTLALPHQTSKTRRVVGEADVEAGWAEVASAADPALEELGGRTPAGEPADDPTLVKYKGAPRKLDLSRRGGADARRAEERRANEERRASWEEEPEPRRGRSAGRGGAGTRRGAGSAGKGGGRGGAGKGNSGRGGAGKRGSGKGGAGKRGSGKGGGGTGSSGKGGAGGRSDGRRRGGPR
- a CDS encoding L-serine ammonia-lyase; the protein is MSISTFDMFKIGIGPSSSHTVGPMRAAAQFARELLADEHLGPRVADVAVDLYGSLAATGEGHGTLDAVVMGLEGADPETVDPVAGRERVARIEAEGGLLLDGVLEVGLRPSSITLHPLTVLPQHSNGMTFLALDAQGQEVQRRTMFSVGGGFVVDEADMDRSIAEVAAEGEGRAIFTTGDELLRVCEDRGISLSEAMLLREGQWRSDEEIRAGVLAIWHAMRESIERGITTSGLLPGGLEVKRRASSWYDALSAEDPVRLPMNAFEWVSLAALAVNEENAAGGRVVTAPTNGAAGIIPAVLHFATTYIEGVDPDEIAVRFLLTAGAIGSLYKEHASISGAEVGCQGEVGSACSMAAAALCEAMGGKPAQVENAAEIAMEHNLGLTCDPVGGLVQVPCIERNAMAAVKAITAARFALRGTGEHFVSLDTVIETMRQTGADMSARYKETAMGGLAVTAVPVSVPDC
- a CDS encoding AMP-binding protein, which codes for MRLLRTSTALRARVALRSRGVVLVDRFGELTAAELLDQVRLLGHRPGRAPHPGHARGLATLPSTASLRQVLVTALAGDGTLDLRSSGTTGDPRTLRRGALSPAQLTTLLDLARRIGLRPGRRVASLAPGVHGHGLLVALGALALGAPLIDLSHLPAPERVALLHRAPPALLTGVPVHLVDLLHADQEGAGNRPLRIPRIVSGSDLLAEPLQADLARHFHARVHDVYGTTETGPLAVDGRPLRGVRLRERDGLLRARTSFTRGRTLITDRGRIGPDGGIEVTGRADGAVSSGGMLHDPGAVAHLLRIQPGITAVQLRVVHDPRVGSRTIAEVTLAHAVTSNASPGPEELRALVRDRLGAASVPREVRISSPGR
- a CDS encoding SDR family NAD(P)-dependent oxidoreductase, with the translated sequence MIVLTGATGGVGRAVATALAERGAHLVLTARDGEALEAVATMVRERGGRAVAHPCDLRDQQAVAELAERILAEDGVPEAVLNLAGHCVHRDLEATFGRPHDLVRLTGTNLLGPAALILALLAPMCAAGRGRIVAVTSASTRIPAPGWAAYGASKAGLDSWLRAIRPQAEAQGVGVAIVELPLVATSMATPTYGSSPRGALEPSQAAARVLRALDSRRTLVSPPWSRLGAVLSQAAPALTARAAGAGSRVAQRLSRRETGSGSGSLR
- a CDS encoding NADH:flavin oxidoreductase/NADH oxidase, which translates into the protein MVRDSATSQPTLLAPAHLRDLEIRNRMWLAPMCQYMVEAEDGVPTEWHLVHLGARATGGFGLVITEATAISPAGRISPRDTGLWNDEQATAWSRIVDFCHQQGASTAVQLAHAGRKASTWPALPAYSARRGTIPEFASGWRTVGPTTDPFPGLDAPDALSTEDIAAVVQEFVDATRRAEQAGFDAVELHFAHGYLVHEFLSPLVNTRQDEYGGDGAGRRRLAREIAAAVREQWPADRPVIVRISATDWIDGGWDIEQSVDLARELEAAGVDALHVSTGGAVIADIAVGTEYQVGFARTLREAVSLPVAAVGLITEPLGAQGVLDRGDADFVALGRAALREPGWPQRAAHELGVRDASLYPGAYHRGSW
- a CDS encoding CopG family transcriptional regulator, whose amino-acid sequence is MVEAPGARAPSPKVQFNVYLPKDLVVAVKHRAIDGSTSLSALVETALEQYLAPSESHRDDA
- a CDS encoding VOC family protein encodes the protein MTEHTHHPAADPVAFTVFPLRFTADPAALISFLRTLGMAPLITTERGGFADLVAGGGGRVMVHAAGAASATGAPAGETQLSTAVAAADAAAEHLRGMDLEVVVWDESYGLQGNITGPHGEAVGINEDQEDHYGYLAHDGTDADQRLSVTAVRASADGPQRERDVEFFAALGFTPVDDGDRWYRALANPGHGTIGLHEPADGEAAHRPGGDPGHPGLEVSLVRLGFETTEDLEALAERLDAAGHAARVVLADGVRSVHVIDPDGQHVEIHPRSWR
- the acs gene encoding acetate--CoA ligase — translated: MSDDAATGIENLSQETRTFSPSSEFVQNAVARPSLYEEAERDRLAFWRARASLLSWKTPFTETLDWSNAPFARWFADGTLNAAYNCVDRHVESGHGKQVALFAEYEDGSDATFTYADVKDEISRMANVLTDLGVKTGDRVAIYMPMIPETVFAMLACARLGAPHSVVFGGFSADALRSRIEDAEARVVITADGQNRRGKQLPLKPAVDEALASGGDSVEKVLVVRRTGGDVEWTEGRDVWWHEARESASAEHEPVWVEAEHPLYILYTSGTTGKPKGIVHTTGGYLTQSAYTHRDVFDLKPSSDVYWCTADVGWVTGHTYVVYGPMANRTTQVIYEGTPDTPHQGRWWEIIEKYGVTQFYSSPTAIRTAMKWGEEIPAKFDLSSLRLLGSVGEAINPEAWMWYRRVIGADRCPIVDTWWQTETGAIMISPLPGITAAKPGSAQVPLPGIGADVVGDSGKSVENGQGGYLVLDEPWPSMLRGIWGDPERFKETYWSRFEGLYFAGDGAKRDEDGDIWLLGRVDDVMNVSGHRLSTMEIESALVSHDWVAEAAVVGADDETTGQAPVAFVILRSGHEDSIAEAGGEDAVAELLRGHVGKEIGPIAKPKRVLLVTELPKTRSGKIMRRLLRDVAENRQVGDTQTLADASVMDLIQQGLSGRH
- a CDS encoding response regulator, translating into MRIVIADDAVLLRAGVERLLTDAGHEVVAAVGDATALLSAVSHHQPDLAVIDVRMPPTFTDEGVRAAMLIRQQDPDVALLVLSQYVEERYASDLIADSSHGLGYVLKDRVADVDDFLGVVADVGDGGTWLDPEVVQQIFARSRRRRTLEELTPREREVLSLMAQGRSNQAIADTLFVSAGSVEKHISSLLTKLDLPPVDGENRRVMAVLRFLESEDRS